A genomic segment from Amycolatopsis camponoti encodes:
- a CDS encoding CHAP domain-containing protein, which translates to MSLKRATTTVLAAAVLALLGAVPAHADTRTDVRDLAAANLHKQTCSTNSLGGTGFMDSCRMQWAWCADFVRWVWGNRNLNVDRLTAAAGSFYLYGQQKGTLHTDPGYVPQVGDAVVFNYQGNGYADHVGMVDTVNADGTIRTINGNWGNGGPGSTSVQFGSGPGRVGQYLAGQQISAFVSPVGLSEPGKPVTPRLGVRFGDSSVQVKEGNLFEGWTNVYGGGAVKSEVHGDMVGVLTSAGDLFVKQGNLYQQWVHQASGVKDFALESSAGRIAVLRTDGTVAVKEGGLQGGWVEETNNAKEVELSGDYIAVVDNNGAVFAKQGNLYAGWVNELGGGADVEVDASTGRLAVVRNDGSLTVKEGGLYGAWVEQTSGVKQVDLSGDYLGVVFTDGLASVKQGNLYAGWINQLPGAAKIEVDAPTGRVGVLRGDGSLAVKDGGPYGAWVEQTSGVGDFQLTSY; encoded by the coding sequence ATGTCGCTCAAACGCGCCACCACGACCGTCCTCGCCGCCGCGGTCCTCGCCCTGCTGGGCGCGGTCCCGGCCCACGCCGACACGCGCACCGACGTCCGCGACCTCGCCGCCGCGAACCTGCACAAGCAGACCTGCAGTACGAACAGCCTCGGCGGCACCGGGTTCATGGACAGCTGCCGGATGCAGTGGGCGTGGTGCGCCGACTTCGTCAGATGGGTGTGGGGCAACCGGAACCTCAACGTCGACCGGCTGACGGCCGCGGCGGGCAGCTTCTACCTGTACGGCCAGCAGAAGGGCACGCTGCACACCGATCCCGGCTACGTCCCCCAGGTGGGTGACGCGGTCGTCTTCAACTACCAGGGCAACGGCTACGCCGACCACGTCGGCATGGTCGACACGGTCAACGCCGACGGCACCATCCGCACGATCAACGGCAACTGGGGCAACGGCGGCCCCGGTAGCACCAGCGTCCAGTTCGGGTCCGGGCCCGGCCGGGTCGGCCAGTACCTCGCCGGGCAGCAGATCTCCGCTTTTGTCAGCCCGGTCGGGCTGTCCGAGCCCGGGAAGCCGGTCACCCCGCGCCTCGGCGTGCGGTTCGGGGACAGCTCGGTGCAGGTGAAGGAGGGCAACCTCTTCGAGGGCTGGACGAACGTCTACGGCGGCGGCGCCGTCAAGTCCGAAGTGCACGGTGACATGGTCGGCGTGCTCACGAGCGCGGGCGACCTGTTCGTCAAGCAGGGCAACCTGTACCAGCAGTGGGTCCACCAGGCGAGCGGCGTCAAGGACTTCGCGCTCGAGTCGTCGGCGGGCCGCATCGCCGTCCTGCGCACCGACGGCACGGTAGCGGTCAAGGAAGGCGGCCTGCAGGGCGGCTGGGTCGAAGAGACCAACAACGCCAAGGAGGTCGAGCTCTCGGGCGACTACATCGCCGTCGTCGACAACAACGGCGCGGTGTTCGCCAAGCAGGGCAACCTGTACGCGGGCTGGGTGAACGAGCTGGGCGGCGGGGCCGACGTCGAGGTGGACGCCAGCACGGGCCGGCTCGCGGTCGTGCGCAACGACGGTTCGCTGACGGTCAAGGAGGGCGGCCTGTACGGCGCTTGGGTCGAGCAGACGTCCGGGGTGAAGCAGGTCGACCTGTCCGGCGACTACCTCGGCGTCGTCTTCACCGACGGCCTCGCGTCGGTCAAGCAGGGCAACCTCTACGCGGGCTGGATCAACCAGCTCCCGGGCGCGGCGAAGATCGAGGTCGACGCCCCGACCGGCCGGGTGGGCGTGCTGCGCGGAGACGGTTCATTGGCGGTCAAGGACGGCGGCCCGTACGGCGCGTGGGTCGAGCAGACCAGTGGGGTGGGCGACTTCCAGCTCACGAGCTACTGA